A genomic window from Candidatus Dormiibacterota bacterium includes:
- a CDS encoding DegT/DnrJ/EryC1/StrS family aminotransferase: MIPAPAITSLALPNDQDASGRSFGPEEREALDQVLASGTLTSTKGTFVARLEKDFARRIGAKHAFACASGSAAIHVAIAALDLEPGDEVVTTPITDMGALSPILYQAAIPVFADVDPLTCNVTAGTIEAAISERTRAIIVTHLFGNPCEMEAIVALAQERGIPLIEDCAQAYGTTYAKRHVGTFGTIGCFSLQQGKHITCGEGGIVVTDDDDVARRMYLFINKAWGYGDPNPDHYFLALNYRLSELQGAVAYAQMQKLDRNIAVRRERAAELTERLRLVPGIGTPVVPAAGVHTYWKYAIRIDEKVYPGGPPAFAKLLRDSNVTSAPRYIQKPSFMCEVFQKRRTFGKSEFPFSIARAEAVDYRIERFPGTIEGLAHVLVLPINERYTQEHVRYVADAVASTAQELTVQRG; this comes from the coding sequence ATGATCCCAGCACCAGCAATCACATCCCTCGCGTTGCCCAACGACCAGGATGCCTCCGGCAGATCGTTTGGGCCCGAAGAGCGCGAAGCCTTAGACCAGGTTCTCGCGTCGGGCACCTTGACGAGCACGAAAGGAACCTTCGTAGCGCGTCTGGAGAAAGACTTCGCTCGCAGAATCGGGGCAAAACATGCGTTTGCGTGCGCGTCCGGAAGCGCGGCCATACACGTCGCCATCGCCGCCCTCGATTTAGAGCCGGGCGACGAAGTTGTCACCACTCCCATCACCGACATGGGGGCGCTCTCTCCAATTTTGTACCAGGCGGCGATCCCCGTCTTCGCCGATGTCGACCCGCTCACGTGCAATGTGACCGCCGGGACGATTGAGGCGGCGATTTCGGAGCGCACGCGGGCCATCATCGTGACGCATCTCTTCGGGAACCCCTGTGAGATGGAGGCGATCGTCGCGCTCGCACAAGAACGTGGCATCCCGCTCATCGAAGACTGCGCGCAAGCCTATGGGACGACCTATGCGAAGCGTCATGTCGGCACGTTTGGAACGATCGGCTGCTTTAGCCTCCAGCAGGGCAAGCACATCACGTGCGGCGAGGGCGGCATCGTGGTAACCGACGACGACGACGTCGCACGGCGTATGTACCTCTTCATCAATAAAGCATGGGGCTACGGCGATCCGAATCCCGACCATTATTTCCTGGCGCTTAATTATCGCTTATCCGAGTTGCAGGGAGCCGTGGCATACGCCCAGATGCAGAAGCTCGATCGCAACATCGCGGTGCGCCGCGAGCGTGCGGCAGAGCTGACCGAACGACTCCGGCTCGTGCCCGGCATCGGGACCCCGGTCGTGCCGGCGGCAGGCGTTCATACCTACTGGAAATACGCGATCCGCATCGACGAGAAAGTCTATCCCGGCGGGCCGCCCGCATTCGCAAAACTCCTTCGCGACTCCAACGTAACCTCGGCACCGCGCTATATCCAAAAGCCGTCGTTCATGTGTGAAGTCTTCCAAAAACGCCGCACCTTCGGAAAGAGCGAATTCCCGTTTTCGATCGCTCGAGCGGAGGCGGTGGACTATCGTATCGAGCGCTTCCCGGGAACGATCGAAGGGCTCGCCCACGTTCTGGTGCTGCCGATCAACGAGCGTTATACCCAGGAGCACGTGCGTTATGTAGCCGATGCGGTTGCGAGCACCGCACAGGAACTCACGGTTCAACGTGGCTAA
- a CDS encoding DapH/DapD/GlmU-related protein, whose amino-acid sequence MSVATLPSVRIHPTAIIEEDVRIGEGTAIWNGAHIRHGTTLGQECIVGENTYIAYDVRIGNRCKLNAMVYVCTAVTLEDGVMISAGTVFTNDRFPRATTADLQSLRSSDPDEATLPTLVRDGATIGAGCTIGNDLTVGRFAMVGMGSLVTKSVPDFHLVLGSPARSVGVVCRCGEVLCRFGKEPADCHADVTCTSCARKYAVRRGTVVER is encoded by the coding sequence ATGAGCGTCGCAACGCTACCGAGCGTTCGCATTCACCCCACCGCCATCATCGAGGAGGATGTGCGGATCGGGGAGGGTACGGCGATTTGGAACGGCGCCCACATCCGCCACGGCACGACCCTGGGCCAAGAGTGCATCGTCGGAGAGAACACCTACATCGCCTACGACGTGCGCATCGGCAACCGTTGCAAACTCAATGCGATGGTCTACGTGTGCACCGCCGTGACGCTCGAGGACGGCGTCATGATCAGCGCGGGAACGGTGTTTACCAACGATCGCTTTCCGCGCGCAACGACGGCGGATCTTCAGTCCTTGCGATCGAGCGACCCCGACGAGGCCACACTCCCGACGCTGGTACGCGATGGTGCGACCATCGGCGCCGGGTGTACGATCGGCAACGACTTGACGGTCGGACGGTTTGCAATGGTCGGCATGGGATCGCTCGTCACCAAGAGCGTCCCGGATTTTCACCTCGTCCTGGGTAGCCCGGCGCGTTCTGTCGGGGTGGTGTGCCGTTGCGGCGAAGTTCTCTGCCGCTTCGGCAAGGAGCCGGCCGACTGCCATGCCGACGTCACCTGTACGTCGTGCGCGCGCAAGTACGCGGTTCGTCGCGGCACGGTCGTCGAACGCTGA
- a CDS encoding glycosyltransferase family 2 protein — protein MSVVVPIYNEAEHLDAHITSIDDYLAAFCGGQRSYEILAVDDGSNDGTPDVLRRARQACSSLEIVTHPVNRGLDAALATGFAAASGDVIVTFDADLTYTPATIGALVDALESHGAAVAVASAYAQAGRSIGVPRLRSFLSRNANRYLSLAVRGRFATLTCMVRAYRADVLRSLYAPGIVHEGTFGLLFAALKNGANVVEVPAVLDWSAQPDARAQRMRPLRIARHIARVLEAGIKARPSLLFAIPGLIPGLLPVVVGVALLARTPPQTLALVTAITLVVQYGSLLILTAQLGDFAFKRRSTTSRLRRTSCTR, from the coding sequence TTGAGCGTTGTCGTTCCGATCTACAATGAGGCGGAGCATCTCGACGCGCACATAACGTCGATCGACGACTACCTGGCTGCATTCTGCGGCGGGCAGCGTTCGTATGAAATTCTCGCGGTCGACGACGGCAGCAACGACGGGACGCCCGATGTCTTGCGTCGTGCGCGGCAAGCCTGCTCTTCCCTGGAGATCGTCACGCATCCGGTTAACCGGGGGCTCGATGCCGCGCTGGCGACCGGGTTCGCGGCAGCTTCGGGGGACGTTATCGTCACTTTCGATGCCGATCTCACCTATACGCCGGCCACGATCGGAGCGCTCGTCGACGCCCTCGAAAGCCATGGGGCTGCCGTCGCCGTCGCCTCGGCATATGCGCAAGCCGGCCGTTCGATCGGCGTCCCCCGGCTGCGATCGTTCTTGAGCCGGAACGCCAACCGCTATCTTTCTCTGGCGGTTCGGGGACGCTTCGCCACGCTCACTTGCATGGTACGCGCGTATAGAGCCGATGTGCTGCGCAGCCTGTACGCACCCGGTATTGTCCATGAGGGAACCTTCGGTCTGCTCTTCGCCGCGCTTAAAAATGGGGCGAACGTCGTCGAAGTTCCGGCGGTGCTCGACTGGTCCGCGCAACCGGATGCCCGCGCGCAGCGGATGCGTCCGCTGCGCATAGCGCGCCATATCGCGCGCGTGTTAGAGGCCGGGATCAAGGCCCGGCCGTCCTTGCTTTTCGCGATCCCGGGCCTCATTCCGGGACTGCTTCCTGTGGTTGTCGGCGTCGCGCTCCTGGCCCGAACGCCACCGCAAACGCTCGCACTCGTCACCGCAATAACACTGGTGGTCCAATACGGCAGCCTGCTCATCCTCACGGCTCAATTAGGCGACTTCGCATTCAAACGCCGCTCAACCACGTCACGCTTACGGAGAACTTCATGCACACGATGA
- a CDS encoding Gfo/Idh/MocA family oxidoreductase: MAKSDRIRLALVGAGAIGATHVEAAKTSDCLDIVAVCDERPTAAAEFETRYGARAYSSVPALIATEELDGVIVATPPNTHRLIAEFAASRGLHVLCEKPLALDATSARAMFSAAQDRGVILSMASKFRFVDDIRTARQLISDGRLGELLLVENAFTSSLDMGSRWNSNPEISGGGVIVDNGTHALDMFRYLLGPIHEVRAQELRRYQNLAVEDTATLMVRTRSGALATSDLSWSIDKALGHFLRIHGSEATLEIGWAQSRMRLKSDPQWRAIGAGYKKLESFTKLQRNFAQAIRGSEPVEVSPADAIASVEAVESAYASLASGSWVAVGSSPRRVEALRAAVAQ, encoded by the coding sequence GTGGCTAAGAGCGATCGCATCAGATTGGCGCTCGTCGGGGCGGGGGCGATCGGCGCCACCCACGTCGAAGCCGCAAAAACGTCCGACTGCCTCGACATCGTCGCGGTTTGCGACGAGCGTCCAACTGCGGCTGCGGAGTTCGAGACGCGATACGGGGCGCGCGCGTACAGTTCGGTTCCTGCCTTGATCGCCACGGAGGAACTCGACGGCGTCATCGTGGCGACCCCGCCCAACACGCATCGTCTAATCGCGGAGTTTGCCGCTTCTCGCGGCTTACACGTCCTCTGCGAAAAACCGCTAGCGCTCGACGCAACCTCCGCGCGTGCCATGTTTTCCGCTGCTCAGGATCGCGGCGTCATCCTCAGCATGGCCTCGAAGTTCCGCTTTGTCGACGACATCAGAACTGCTCGACAACTCATAAGCGATGGACGACTCGGCGAGCTTCTGCTCGTCGAGAACGCCTTTACGTCATCCCTCGACATGGGCTCCCGGTGGAACAGCAACCCCGAGATTTCGGGGGGCGGCGTGATCGTGGACAACGGCACGCATGCCCTGGACATGTTTCGCTATCTCTTGGGACCGATCCACGAAGTACGCGCGCAAGAACTACGACGCTACCAAAACCTCGCCGTCGAGGATACGGCGACCCTCATGGTACGCACGCGAAGCGGTGCATTGGCCACCAGCGACCTTTCGTGGAGCATCGACAAAGCTCTCGGGCACTTCTTGCGCATTCACGGCTCGGAGGCAACGCTCGAGATCGGATGGGCTCAGAGCCGCATGCGACTGAAATCCGATCCGCAGTGGCGCGCGATCGGCGCGGGCTATAAGAAGCTCGAATCCTTCACAAAACTGCAGCGTAATTTCGCTCAGGCGATCCGCGGCTCAGAACCGGTCGAAGTTTCGCCGGCGGACGCGATTGCATCGGTTGAAGCCGTGGAATCCGCATACGCGTCGCTTGCCAGCGGTTCGTGGGTTGCCGTGGGTTCCTCACCGCGTCGGGTGGAAGCGCTACGCGCTGCGGTGGCGCAATGA